A single region of the Candidatus Protochlamydia amoebophila UWE25 genome encodes:
- the rplC gene encoding 50S ribosomal protein L3 translates to MALTMMGKKRGMIQLFDEKGNAIVCTVIQAEPNVITQIKTKETDGYTALQLGFEKVTGKTQHTIEARTGKPRLGHFKKAGVESRRFLVESRLDSTEEYTLGQEISVDTFNGIEFVDATAISKGKGYQGVMKRHNFAGGPASHGSGHHRHAGSTGMRSTPGRGLPGGKKAGQMGNERVTVQNLRIVKVDSENHVIVVKGQVPGPRNGLVYITQAKKLAKKKS, encoded by the coding sequence ATGGCGCTTACAATGATGGGTAAAAAACGTGGCATGATTCAGCTTTTTGATGAAAAAGGTAACGCAATCGTGTGCACAGTGATCCAGGCTGAGCCAAATGTTATCACTCAAATCAAAACTAAAGAAACAGATGGGTATACAGCTCTACAACTTGGTTTTGAAAAAGTGACTGGTAAAACGCAGCACACAATTGAAGCGAGAACAGGGAAGCCTCGGTTAGGACATTTTAAAAAAGCTGGGGTGGAGTCTCGACGTTTCTTAGTAGAGTCTAGATTAGATTCAACTGAAGAGTATACACTAGGTCAAGAAATTAGCGTCGATACTTTTAATGGTATCGAATTCGTTGATGCGACAGCGATCTCAAAAGGTAAAGGATACCAAGGGGTGATGAAACGTCACAACTTTGCGGGAGGTCCTGCTTCCCACGGTTCTGGACATCACAGACACGCAGGTTCAACTGGGATGCGTTCTACTCCTGGACGTGGATTACCAGGTGGGAAAAAAGCAGGTCAGATGGGTAATGAGAGAGTAACTGTTCAAAACTTACGTATTGTAAAAGTTGACTCTGAAAACCATGTGATTGTGGTAAAAGGACAGGTTCCTGGTCCACGCAATGGTTTGGTTTATATTACTCAAGCCAAAAAATTGGCAAAGAAAAAGTCATAA
- the rplD gene encoding 50S ribosomal protein L4: MATLKKYNLAGKEIGQVNIDDTWLNVEANGQMIKDYIVALRANARQWSASTKTRAEVKHTTKKAHPQKGQGRARHGSTVAPQYRGGGRAFGPRPKFDQHVRINKKERKAAIRFLLSEKLKENKVWLIEDTAMDAPKTKTLAQFLRGFDLRGRVLFLGETTFTDVETEGKVQRVSISTDKHNHFVKSMRNLPRANFMLASNINGYDVMIAREIVLTESALNELNQWLN, from the coding sequence GTGGCTACACTAAAAAAGTACAATCTTGCTGGTAAAGAAATTGGACAGGTAAATATTGATGATACCTGGCTCAATGTTGAAGCCAACGGACAGATGATTAAAGATTATATTGTTGCACTTAGAGCAAATGCTAGACAGTGGTCAGCTAGTACCAAAACGCGCGCTGAAGTTAAGCATACGACGAAAAAAGCTCATCCTCAAAAAGGTCAAGGTCGCGCTCGTCACGGATCAACTGTTGCTCCACAATATAGAGGTGGTGGTCGTGCATTTGGGCCAAGACCAAAATTTGATCAGCATGTTCGTATTAATAAAAAAGAAAGAAAAGCAGCTATCCGTTTTCTTTTATCTGAAAAATTAAAAGAAAATAAAGTTTGGTTGATTGAAGATACGGCAATGGATGCACCAAAAACAAAAACTTTAGCTCAATTCCTTAGGGGATTTGACCTGCGAGGACGTGTGCTGTTTTTAGGTGAAACTACCTTTACCGATGTCGAAACGGAAGGAAAAGTTCAGCGCGTTAGCATTAGCACTGACAAGCATAACCATTTTGTTAAAAGCATGCGTAATTTGCCACGTGCAAATTTTATGTTAGCTTCGAATATTAATGGCTATGATGTCATGATTGCTCGTGAGATTGTGTTAACAGAATCAGCGCTGAATGAATTAAATCAGTGGTTGAATTGA
- the rplW gene encoding 50S ribosomal protein L23 has protein sequence MTKKSPYQVVKYQYVTEKSMVLQQLKTAESNPSVKRCESPKYVFIVDRNANKEEISQAVEEIYKNENVKVMAVNTINVKAKARRVRGRPGFKNAFKKAIVTLRAGDSLDNV, from the coding sequence ATGACAAAAAAAAGCCCATACCAAGTAGTAAAATATCAATATGTGACTGAAAAGTCTATGGTGCTTCAACAGTTGAAAACTGCAGAAAGCAATCCTTCAGTCAAACGTTGTGAATCTCCGAAATATGTCTTTATTGTTGATCGCAATGCCAATAAAGAAGAAATTTCGCAAGCTGTGGAAGAAATTTACAAAAACGAAAATGTAAAAGTTATGGCGGTTAACACCATTAACGTAAAAGCGAAAGCTAGACGTGTACGTGGGAGACCCGGCTTCAAAAATGCTTTCAAAAAAGCGATTGTCACGCTTCGTGCTGGCGATAGCCTAGACAATGTATAA
- the rplB gene encoding 50S ribosomal protein L2: protein MFKKYRPVTPGTRQLALPTNEQLTRPCENSRATVKPTKSLLLPKRRTNGRNNNGHITCRHKGGGHKQHYRIVDFKRDKENIPAKVASIEYDPNRTAYIALLNYADGEKRYILAPQGLKAGDKVQTSDEPPFHIGCCMKLRLMPLGSVIHNIELYPGKGGKLVRSAGLSAQLMARSGGYATIRMPSGEVRMINENCRATFGAVSNPERNLRVEGKAGRMRWKGIRPTVRGTAMNPVDHPHGGGEGKHKGNTPQTPWGLYTKGLVTRSNKKSNKLIVKRRRKK, encoded by the coding sequence ATGTTTAAGAAATATCGACCTGTAACACCTGGAACTCGTCAATTAGCACTTCCAACTAATGAGCAATTGACTCGTCCATGCGAAAACTCACGTGCCACTGTTAAACCCACTAAATCGCTCTTATTACCAAAAAGACGAACAAATGGGCGTAATAACAATGGTCACATTACTTGCCGCCATAAAGGTGGGGGACATAAACAACACTATCGTATTGTCGACTTTAAACGGGATAAAGAAAATATCCCTGCTAAAGTTGCCTCTATCGAGTATGATCCAAATCGCACAGCTTATATTGCTTTGCTAAATTATGCTGACGGGGAAAAACGATATATTTTAGCTCCGCAAGGCTTAAAAGCTGGGGATAAAGTGCAGACAAGTGATGAGCCACCTTTTCATATAGGTTGCTGCATGAAATTAAGACTTATGCCACTTGGTTCTGTTATACATAATATTGAATTATACCCTGGAAAAGGCGGAAAACTTGTTCGTTCAGCGGGATTATCTGCACAGCTAATGGCACGAAGTGGTGGTTATGCTACAATTCGTATGCCATCAGGTGAGGTGCGTATGATCAATGAAAACTGTCGAGCAACATTTGGCGCTGTTTCTAATCCAGAGCGCAATTTGCGCGTTGAAGGAAAAGCTGGCCGTATGCGCTGGAAGGGGATTCGTCCAACTGTTCGTGGTACTGCTATGAATCCTGTTGACCACCCACACGGTGGTGGTGAAGGTAAACATAAAGGTAACACACCACAAACTCCTTGGGGTCTCTATACAAAAGGACTTGTAACAAGATCCAATAAGAAGTCTAACAAGCTTATCGTGAAACGTCGAAGGAAGAAGTAG
- the rpsS gene encoding 30S ribosomal protein S19 has translation MARSLKKGPFVDHHLQKKVDVQNKEGTKKPIKTWSRRSMITPDMVGHTFEVHNGRKHLTVFVTDNMVGHRLGEFSPTRTFKGHPIKK, from the coding sequence ATGGCAAGATCGTTGAAAAAAGGTCCTTTTGTTGACCACCATCTACAAAAAAAAGTGGACGTTCAAAATAAAGAAGGAACAAAAAAGCCGATCAAAACGTGGTCAAGACGTTCAATGATTACACCTGATATGGTCGGACATACGTTTGAAGTACATAATGGCCGCAAACATCTCACTGTTTTTGTTACAGATAACATGGTTGGCCATCGTTTGGGTGAATTTTCTCCCACGCGTACATTTAAAGGACATCCAATTAAGAAGTAA
- the rplV gene encoding 50S ribosomal protein L22 yields the protein MSYAKAISKYIRISPRKARLAAGLIRGLSVSDASLQLTFSGLKGGRLLKKTLDSAVANAETQLDMRRENLKVVEVRVDAGPTLKRAKPKNRGGRHPIMKRTSHFTVIVSNL from the coding sequence ATGAGTTATGCTAAAGCAATAAGCAAATATATACGCATCAGTCCTCGCAAAGCTCGTTTAGCTGCAGGATTAATCCGCGGACTATCTGTTTCTGACGCTTCCCTTCAATTGACATTTAGCGGTCTAAAGGGTGGACGCTTATTAAAGAAGACATTAGATAGTGCCGTGGCAAATGCGGAAACGCAATTAGATATGAGACGTGAAAATCTCAAAGTTGTAGAAGTTCGTGTGGATGCAGGTCCTACGCTAAAAAGAGCGAAACCTAAAAACCGAGGCGGACGTCATCCAATTATGAAAAGAACAAGCCACTTTACCGTGATTGTAAGCAATCTTTAA
- the rpsC gene encoding 30S ribosomal protein S3 has translation MGQKVNPISFRLVRTRDWRSKWFANKKEFGDLLVEDQIIRAYLLKKPALVGVSAIKIKRMSGKVEVTIVTARPGLVIGKKGAEIDVLKGELSKLTGKEVWVAVEEVKRPDMDAKIVADSIAKQLERRIPFRRAMKKAMQSSIDAGAFGIKVQLSGRIGGAEIARTEWYKEGSTPLHTLRADIDYATGRAETTYGSIGVKVWIYRGEDNLAKKEA, from the coding sequence ATGGGACAAAAAGTCAACCCAATAAGTTTCCGCCTTGTTCGTACACGTGATTGGCGCTCCAAATGGTTTGCTAATAAGAAAGAATTTGGAGATCTTCTAGTTGAAGATCAAATCATTCGTGCTTATTTATTGAAAAAACCTGCTTTAGTAGGTGTTTCAGCAATCAAAATTAAGCGCATGAGCGGAAAAGTCGAAGTCACAATTGTGACAGCACGCCCAGGTCTTGTGATCGGGAAAAAAGGTGCTGAGATCGATGTGTTGAAAGGGGAATTAAGTAAATTAACAGGAAAAGAAGTCTGGGTAGCTGTTGAAGAAGTGAAACGGCCAGACATGGATGCGAAAATCGTTGCAGATAGTATAGCAAAGCAACTTGAAAGACGTATTCCTTTTCGTCGCGCAATGAAAAAAGCGATGCAATCATCGATTGATGCTGGTGCATTCGGTATTAAAGTTCAGTTGTCTGGCCGTATTGGTGGTGCAGAGATTGCTCGTACAGAATGGTATAAAGAAGGTAGCACGCCTCTTCATACGCTTCGTGCCGATATTGATTATGCGACAGGTCGAGCTGAAACTACTTATGGTAGTATAGGTGTGAAGGTTTGGATTTATCGCGGTGAAGACAACTTAGCGAAGAAGGAGGCTTAA
- the rplP gene encoding 50S ribosomal protein L16, whose protein sequence is MPLMPKRTKHRKMQKGQFAGLSKGANFVHFGEYGIQVLERGWITNQQIEACRVAINRFFQRRGKVWIRIFPDKPITKKPAEVRMGKGKGAVDHWVAVVRPGRILFEVANVPKDMAQSALRRAAAKLGLKTRFVERVEQV, encoded by the coding sequence ATGCCTTTAATGCCAAAAAGGACAAAGCATCGTAAGATGCAAAAAGGGCAATTTGCTGGATTAAGCAAAGGTGCCAATTTCGTTCACTTTGGTGAATACGGAATTCAAGTTTTAGAAAGAGGGTGGATTACAAACCAACAAATCGAAGCTTGCCGTGTTGCAATCAACCGTTTCTTTCAAAGACGTGGTAAAGTCTGGATTAGAATATTTCCAGATAAACCAATTACAAAGAAACCTGCCGAAGTGAGAATGGGTAAAGGTAAAGGTGCAGTTGACCATTGGGTAGCAGTCGTCAGACCTGGCCGAATCCTTTTTGAAGTGGCTAATGTGCCCAAAGATATGGCTCAAAGTGCTTTACGCAGAGCAGCGGCTAAATTGGGATTAAAAACACGATTTGTTGAACGCGTAGAACAAGTTTGA
- the rpmC gene encoding 50S ribosomal protein L29, whose amino-acid sequence MYKAKDLRDQSLEELEATHDESRRKLFELNNEFRSQKKREKPHEMKHTRKDIARLLTVITEKRRENQNQTNQG is encoded by the coding sequence ATGTATAAAGCGAAAGATTTAAGAGATCAAAGTTTAGAAGAACTCGAAGCAACCCACGACGAGTCTCGCAGAAAATTGTTTGAACTCAACAACGAGTTTCGCTCTCAAAAAAAGAGAGAAAAACCACATGAGATGAAACATACTCGCAAAGATATCGCTCGCTTGTTAACAGTGATTACAGAGAAGCGTCGCGAAAATCAAAATCAGACTAATCAAGGATAA
- the rpsQ gene encoding 30S ribosomal protein S17, whose product MQQEERGSRKVKKGIVVSNKMQKTVVVKVERTFAHPQYGKIVTRGKKYYAHNESGDLQIGDEVKIMETRPLSKLKRWRVVA is encoded by the coding sequence ATGCAACAAGAAGAAAGAGGAAGCCGTAAAGTTAAAAAAGGCATCGTCGTCTCTAATAAAATGCAAAAAACCGTTGTTGTGAAAGTTGAGCGTACTTTTGCTCATCCTCAGTATGGTAAAATTGTCACTCGTGGCAAGAAATATTATGCTCACAATGAATCAGGCGATTTACAGATCGGTGATGAAGTAAAAATTATGGAAACACGCCCTTTATCAAAATTAAAGCGTTGGCGTGTAGTTGCATAG
- the rplN gene encoding 50S ribosomal protein L14 translates to MIQQESELEVADNSGAKRVKCFKVLGGSKRRYAHVGDIVVASVQDAHPEGSVKKGDVVKVVIIRTKSYIKRKDGTKIRFDTNSCVLIDDKKNPKGTRIFGPVAREVRDRDFLKISSLAPEVI, encoded by the coding sequence ATGATTCAACAAGAAAGCGAGCTAGAAGTAGCTGATAACTCGGGTGCAAAACGAGTCAAATGCTTTAAAGTATTAGGTGGATCAAAGCGTCGTTATGCCCATGTTGGGGATATTGTCGTTGCTTCTGTTCAAGATGCTCATCCTGAAGGAAGTGTTAAGAAAGGGGATGTTGTTAAAGTTGTTATCATTCGTACAAAATCATACATTAAACGTAAAGATGGTACGAAAATACGGTTTGATACAAACAGCTGCGTCTTAATTGACGACAAGAAGAACCCAAAGGGAACTCGTATCTTTGGACCTGTTGCACGTGAAGTGCGCGATAGAGACTTTTTAAAGATTAGTTCTCTCGCACCAGAAGTGATTTAA
- the rplX gene encoding 50S ribosomal protein L24, whose translation MDNKPSGSKKIRQGDTVVAIAGNSRGQIGTVQSCKGDRVIVQGLNVRKKHVKRSQEAPKGRIVEIERPIHISNLKVCVEGETTAKLKVRTNEQGHRQFVYHKDDQEVVYRSVKKPK comes from the coding sequence ATGGATAATAAGCCAAGTGGATCAAAAAAAATTCGCCAAGGTGACACAGTTGTTGCTATTGCTGGTAACAGCCGAGGTCAGATAGGAACTGTACAATCATGTAAGGGTGATAGAGTAATAGTTCAAGGCCTTAATGTACGCAAGAAACACGTTAAACGAAGCCAAGAAGCTCCTAAGGGCAGAATTGTTGAAATTGAAAGACCGATCCACATTTCAAATTTGAAAGTTTGTGTGGAAGGAGAAACAACGGCAAAGTTGAAAGTTCGTACTAATGAACAAGGACATCGTCAATTTGTTTATCACAAAGACGATCAAGAAGTAGTCTACCGTTCAGTCAAAAAACCTAAGTGA
- the rplE gene encoding 50S ribosomal protein L5, whose amino-acid sequence MSRLKKRYLADVKPELQKKFAYKNLMQVPGLVKVVINMGIAEASKDKNSIQDCVKEMTMLSGQKPVITKAKKAISNFKLREDQPIGVKVTLRGQRMFDFIDRFVNIVCPRIRDFRGFPSKCDGMGNYTLGLDDQQIFPEINLDEVKRTQGMHITFVTSAKTDEECVELLRLLGIPFKNLPISVAA is encoded by the coding sequence ATGTCCAGGTTAAAGAAAAGATATTTAGCTGATGTAAAACCAGAATTGCAAAAAAAATTTGCATATAAGAACCTGATGCAGGTACCTGGTTTAGTCAAAGTCGTGATCAATATGGGTATTGCAGAAGCATCAAAAGACAAAAATTCTATCCAGGATTGCGTCAAAGAAATGACAATGCTTTCTGGTCAAAAACCAGTGATCACAAAAGCAAAGAAAGCGATTTCTAACTTCAAACTACGTGAAGATCAACCAATCGGTGTTAAAGTAACTTTACGTGGTCAAAGAATGTTTGATTTTATTGACCGTTTTGTTAACATCGTTTGTCCTCGTATTCGTGACTTTAGAGGATTTCCTTCTAAATGTGACGGAATGGGAAATTATACATTAGGTTTGGATGATCAGCAAATCTTCCCCGAGATTAATTTAGACGAAGTTAAAAGAACGCAAGGAATGCATATTACATTTGTAACAAGTGCTAAAACAGATGAAGAATGTGTTGAGCTCTTAAGGTTACTTGGCATTCCATTTAAAAACTTACCGATTTCGGTAGCAGCTTAA
- the rpsH gene encoding 30S ribosomal protein S8, with the protein MVVSDPVADFLTRIRNGTKAQHRYVDVNWSKMKQTLAEILKNQGFIENYLVKVDEGQRGTIRIFLKYTNGRRPVIQGLKRISKPGLRKYVGHQDIPRFYGNMGLSIVSTSQGVMAGNEATQRGIGGELLCLIW; encoded by the coding sequence ATGGTAGTCAGCGACCCAGTAGCCGATTTCCTCACAAGAATTCGCAATGGTACAAAAGCTCAACATCGCTATGTCGATGTAAACTGGAGCAAAATGAAGCAGACGCTTGCTGAGATCCTCAAAAATCAAGGATTTATCGAAAATTATCTGGTAAAAGTTGATGAAGGTCAGCGCGGAACGATACGTATATTTTTGAAATATACTAACGGACGTCGTCCTGTTATTCAAGGCCTAAAAAGAATTTCAAAACCCGGCTTACGCAAATATGTTGGGCACCAAGATATCCCACGCTTTTACGGTAATATGGGCTTATCCATTGTTTCGACTTCGCAAGGAGTCATGGCAGGCAATGAAGCTACTCAGCGTGGAATCGGTGGTGAACTTCTGTGTTTGATTTGGTAA
- the rplF gene encoding 50S ribosomal protein L6, translating into MSRKGKLPISLPNGVEVKVSNTEVAVKGPKGALTQKLIPGVNVNVEGNEVLVSLADEEAKLAHFHGLYRTLIHNMVVGTTEGFEKKLEMIGVGYRAAVQGDLLDLQLGFSHPCKLPIPKGLAVKVDKNTLITISGFDKHLVGQFAATVRSQRPPEPYQGKGIRYAGEFVRKKAGKAAAKK; encoded by the coding sequence ATGTCTCGTAAAGGTAAACTTCCTATTTCTCTCCCAAATGGTGTAGAGGTTAAAGTTTCTAACACAGAAGTTGCTGTTAAAGGGCCTAAAGGCGCTTTAACACAAAAACTAATTCCTGGAGTTAACGTTAATGTAGAAGGAAACGAGGTTCTCGTTTCGTTAGCTGATGAAGAAGCAAAACTTGCTCATTTTCACGGCCTTTACCGTACTCTTATCCATAATATGGTAGTTGGGACAACTGAAGGTTTTGAGAAAAAATTAGAAATGATTGGAGTTGGTTATCGTGCAGCTGTGCAAGGTGATCTGCTTGATTTACAGTTAGGATTTTCGCATCCATGTAAGTTACCTATTCCGAAAGGATTGGCCGTTAAAGTAGATAAAAATACTTTAATTACTATTTCAGGCTTCGATAAACATTTAGTCGGCCAATTTGCCGCAACTGTGCGCAGCCAACGTCCACCTGAACCTTATCAGGGTAAGGGGATTCGCTATGCAGGAGAATTTGTACGTAAGAAAGCAGGTAAAGCTGCTGCTAAGAAGTAA
- the rplR gene encoding 50S ribosomal protein L18, with product MINQANKTAKLRVKRAVRVRKHLRGTGLKPRLCVVKSNSHIQAQLIDDETGTTLGGTATFAKEYRNTEFCKKNKASARKLGEQIAEIAKSKNIKEVVFDRGPFKYHGILAELANAARAGGLQF from the coding sequence ATGATTAATCAAGCTAATAAAACTGCAAAACTACGTGTTAAACGTGCCGTTAGAGTTCGTAAGCATCTTCGTGGGACAGGCCTAAAGCCGCGTCTATGTGTTGTAAAAAGCAATAGCCATATTCAAGCGCAATTAATTGATGATGAAACTGGCACAACACTTGGTGGAACAGCAACATTTGCTAAAGAATATCGGAACACGGAGTTCTGCAAAAAAAATAAGGCCTCTGCTCGCAAACTAGGTGAGCAAATTGCCGAAATTGCCAAAAGCAAAAATATTAAAGAAGTGGTCTTTGACCGTGGACCCTTTAAGTATCATGGTATCCTTGCCGAGTTAGCTAATGCAGCTCGCGCAGGTGGTCTCCAATTCTAG
- the rpsE gene encoding 30S ribosomal protein S5: MAKNNESPKKEREKAESDLTEKVLHINRCSKVVKGGRKFSFSALILVGDGKGRIGYGFAKANELTDAIRKGGEAARKNMISCPTEGTTIPHEVTVQWDGASVLLKPAPFGTGVIAGSKVRAVLELAGIKDVMAKNLGSSNPINQVKATFQAIQQLLTRDEIKQRRGV, encoded by the coding sequence ATGGCAAAAAATAATGAGTCTCCAAAAAAAGAGAGAGAGAAAGCAGAAAGTGATTTGACTGAAAAAGTCTTACACATCAACCGTTGCTCTAAAGTAGTTAAAGGTGGGCGTAAATTCAGTTTCTCTGCTCTTATTTTAGTCGGTGATGGTAAAGGCCGTATTGGTTATGGATTTGCAAAAGCAAATGAGTTGACAGATGCCATTCGTAAAGGCGGAGAAGCCGCTCGTAAGAATATGATTTCTTGCCCAACTGAAGGTACAACCATTCCTCACGAAGTAACTGTTCAATGGGATGGAGCAAGTGTCCTTTTGAAACCAGCTCCTTTTGGAACAGGTGTGATTGCTGGTTCTAAAGTACGTGCCGTCCTTGAACTTGCTGGTATCAAAGATGTGATGGCGAAGAACTTAGGTTCAAGCAATCCAATTAACCAAGTGAAGGCAACATTTCAAGCTATTCAGCAGTTGCTTACACGTGATGAAATTAAGCAGAGAAGAGGGGTATAA
- the rplO gene encoding 50S ribosomal protein L15 has product MITLNTLKDSTRKRKPRKRVGRGIGSKHGKTCGRGEKGAGARSGYKRRLGKEGGQMPLFMKLPLRGFSNAQFRRQFDVINLDQIEAVFKDGETVDELSLRERGFISGRTHGIKLLGNGDLTKKVKIHVHAISESAREKLTQAKVSFEIVK; this is encoded by the coding sequence ATGATTACTTTAAATACACTCAAAGATTCTACGCGTAAACGTAAACCTCGCAAACGAGTTGGTCGTGGTATTGGTTCTAAACACGGAAAAACTTGTGGTCGTGGTGAAAAGGGTGCTGGTGCTCGCTCTGGTTATAAAAGACGTTTAGGTAAAGAAGGCGGTCAAATGCCTTTGTTTATGAAATTGCCTTTGCGTGGGTTTAGCAATGCACAATTTCGTCGTCAATTTGACGTAATTAATTTAGATCAAATCGAAGCTGTTTTTAAAGATGGTGAAACTGTTGATGAACTTTCTTTGAGAGAACGAGGATTCATCAGCGGCAGAACTCACGGGATAAAATTGTTAGGAAATGGTGATTTAACAAAAAAAGTTAAGATTCATGTTCATGCAATTTCTGAAAGCGCTCGTGAGAAATTGACTCAAGCTAAAGTTTCATTTGAAATTGTAAAATAG
- the secY gene encoding preprotein translocase subunit SecY, producing the protein MNGLRRVFQIPELKTKILITLLLLAVCRLGSFIPVPGINGEVAVSFFRHATGGSQNLFQMVDIFSGGAFSQMTVIALGVTPYISASIIMQLLVALVPSLQRDLRENGDAGKRKINRWTRFLTIVLSFLQSALFAKYALQINLSRPGIVAGELLDITAFGLPWLFYLITIATMTTGTMFLMWVGEQITERGIGNGISLIICLGILSQIPTAMGLIFQQLNLDSQEPGQMNFSTILVLISVFVVVTLATILVIQGHRRIPLQHARRVVGRKEVQGGSSYIPLKINYAGVIPVIFASSLLMFPATLGTFVGRGNWLGEVANWLSPGGPLYLVLFVALIIFFTYFWTATQFRPDQIASDMKKNGAFIPGIRQGKPTQDYLESTMNRVTLLGAVFLALIAILPTMIGSVLGVPPTISYFFGGTALLILVGVVLDTMKQVESHLLMKRYDGFMKKGRVRGR; encoded by the coding sequence CTGAATGGATTAAGACGTGTTTTTCAAATACCTGAACTAAAGACGAAAATTCTTATAACGCTTCTTTTACTTGCTGTTTGCAGACTTGGAAGTTTTATTCCAGTTCCTGGAATTAATGGAGAAGTTGCAGTTAGCTTTTTTAGACATGCGACCGGTGGAAGTCAAAATCTTTTTCAGATGGTCGATATTTTTTCTGGTGGTGCTTTTTCTCAGATGACTGTGATTGCTCTTGGTGTAACACCTTACATCTCAGCATCCATCATTATGCAATTGCTAGTTGCCCTTGTTCCTAGCTTACAAAGAGATTTGCGTGAAAATGGTGATGCAGGAAAGAGAAAAATTAATCGTTGGACTCGTTTTTTGACGATTGTTCTTTCTTTCTTACAATCTGCTCTTTTTGCTAAATATGCGCTTCAAATAAATCTTTCGCGACCTGGTATTGTGGCTGGGGAATTGCTAGATATTACTGCATTTGGACTACCATGGCTTTTTTATTTGATAACTATTGCTACAATGACAACTGGAACGATGTTTTTGATGTGGGTAGGAGAGCAAATTACTGAACGTGGAATTGGTAATGGAATCAGCCTTATCATCTGTTTAGGTATTTTATCTCAAATTCCTACAGCAATGGGATTAATTTTCCAACAACTTAATCTGGACTCGCAAGAACCTGGCCAAATGAATTTTTCAACAATTTTAGTTTTGATCAGCGTTTTTGTTGTTGTGACACTGGCGACTATTTTAGTAATTCAGGGGCACAGAAGAATTCCCCTCCAGCATGCAAGACGTGTTGTAGGTAGAAAAGAAGTTCAGGGAGGAAGTTCTTATATTCCTTTAAAAATTAATTATGCAGGTGTTATCCCTGTTATTTTTGCCTCGTCTTTATTAATGTTTCCAGCCACGCTGGGAACTTTTGTTGGACGAGGAAATTGGTTAGGAGAAGTGGCTAATTGGCTATCGCCTGGTGGGCCTTTATATCTTGTCCTATTTGTAGCTTTGATTATATTTTTTACATACTTTTGGACAGCAACACAATTTAGGCCAGATCAAATTGCATCTGATATGAAAAAAAATGGTGCATTTATCCCAGGTATAAGACAAGGCAAACCAACACAAGATTATTTAGAAAGTACAATGAATCGAGTGACTCTACTAGGAGCTGTATTCTTGGCATTAATTGCAATTTTACCAACAATGATTGGTAGTGTGCTGGGAGTGCCTCCAACTATTAGTTATTTCTTTGGTGGAACAGCTCTGTTGATTTTAGTTGGAGTTGTTTTAGATACAATGAAACAAGTAGAATCGCACCTTTTAATGAAGCGATATGATGGTTTCATGAAGAAAGGGCGAGTACGCGGCCGTTAA
- the rpsM gene encoding 30S ribosomal protein S13 — translation MPRVIGIDIPDNKRLEISLTYLYGIGRHLSNEIIVKLGLDPNMRAHKLTQDDLARLNGLLTSEYMVEGDLRRQVQNNIKRLISIHSYRGMRHRLGLPVRGQRTKTNSRTRKGRRKTVANKKK, via the coding sequence ATGCCTAGAGTCATAGGTATCGATATACCAGATAACAAAAGATTAGAAATCAGTTTAACCTATTTATATGGAATAGGTCGTCATTTGTCAAATGAGATTATTGTTAAATTGGGTTTAGATCCAAACATGCGTGCTCATAAACTTACCCAAGATGACTTAGCTCGTCTAAACGGTTTACTCACATCTGAATATATGGTTGAAGGAGATCTTCGTCGTCAAGTTCAGAATAATATCAAACGTTTAATTAGCATTCATTCTTATCGTGGAATGCGCCATCGCCTTGGATTGCCAGTTCGCGGTCAACGTACAAAAACAAATTCTAGAACGCGCAAAGGTCGACGTAAGACTGTTGCTAATAAGAAAAAATAA